One window of Vespa velutina chromosome 2, iVesVel2.1, whole genome shotgun sequence genomic DNA carries:
- the LOC124947018 gene encoding uncharacterized protein LOC124947018 yields MWGQGRRIEREFLLIALQFFGSICTSKLQDLTIDNQLVIVANDCYTRVSIGTKLPDKDIFFTIKVNTISDCEEECSKRRSSCVAFGYGISPKGNTSCELSSKMPNPEDLQTNSDYDVYLRTERLPNCEPDRLYKTGNSGNQKSMNNTRTNSRFSGGLFGSFLPNIYQPNRSENNGKRQNTSQQSYLSSFDDEQRIIDIIRNKNYGSRPKIPINDQKYPTFGINNESKLPTDKKPQFLGNNFGEKISFEKGYEDIFHFDRPIITKDDVYRPVTLIYRPAYDNVWQNKDFQNYGNKPINEIYSKPVTNIYEECKKTLSNFPNDNNKKDSYKTDKDNGMIVKNYQTYRTTTVIPMNEHNYQVPVRWKPIQNGITQQFRRNQTRPFVINSNEDVPMGTNDYQNFMNDYNKKFHVPINEENKSCYRRLLTGKKTVQVYVRRAIECQRLDECHRACDYEKYFVCEGFNYRRMGPGSRGMCEMTSVPYSRLNIHRDFQTDPQCDYYEKDPDCLRDTISQPSWPGPYPSGSGHTYIPDRRPSSDIPRPIIHHDQRPIYQKTDPARPIDLPRPQIDIRSQVYGGPYETHGDPFFQQTHSPHGRPIDNFNGNGYSYGRPLFPRPMYHGPIDRPYLPKYPDRRVDYNGPYNDIGTNEIGPYSSDRRKDPKDWQVYGNGIYGSSYGYDTNYVGHFDIPKYYPKNPIDVKPTRPQENDHFYGEFYNYGGAFGYGDNYIPADRDQLYGGTKKERRCTVRAGAGFKLVRDVIRKTYLTPNLEECESLCLNENNFLCMTLAYRYNVAATDPTDNCLLTEISYRDLNFYTDIEPNRDYDIYAIIGDPKTCDMMAQRHHHYQNHHHQNHHHQNRHPPDECFWRVRSGFGMPSDVIRKSIFVDDLGECQVECTVSREFTCRSFAFRYGLGGLPQRNPSMNCHLSDWPTQEINPTTMPDMDGAEIYERGSFGRGCEPYPFPPFKIGGQSKFPRGEDVCYSSYHKPCRLTPYSVMLAINVDSESECREKCSKMRQKDPIPCMSFSYKIRADRDDQNCLLSDVSIRDLRPGLDYAYDDDHVLYAWKDLEPQCMITGYSIDDNHVFGNQGNGNGKPLLPSPTARPDLGPGSDQSDGIYIPDPRPFYGHDISRPFNSVYQHGLRPYDPDRPDPPVRPTDDRPYRPHGGHGDYEGDYGYMEHNNFHGSNGQDDTFPPSPDFATFQHYTVNGYPCKRDTKCERNDVAGFWSCETEGGEVGSWDYCCEPNHHCGYSQGFHYPWCYVGLSDDQWRPCSEKYYPYLPSPRPIQQDVYHNHHHHHHYGDYNGDDHGDRNDINYYSRHWPVTYLHREPPPNCTDSLASANDKKDHLFNGSSIVRSNNDNSQNGDRTVRFQNHDARRRLVSRTADIRNKNRYDDKEHNGQLFFTMEKIGTKRFTTDDDTERNAGNIERTFKLNSSLARFNSTAIEAPFVTKQRGRNHSEWSIKMVTPLPPSVITNNERYKEFSALKSSNNFTSIFSGTNESNISELIGTTHGFIVKVN; encoded by the exons ATGTGGGGACAAGGGAGAAGGATCGAACGtgaatttttgttaattgCATTACAATTTTTTGGATCAATATGTACGTCCAAACTTCAGGATCTTACGATCGACAATCAATTGGTGATCGTTGCGAACG ATTGTTATACCAGAGTATCCATTGGCACGAAATTACcagataaagatattttctttactattaAAGTGAACACTATTTCTGATTGCGAAGAGGAATGTTCGAAAAGACGAAGTTCTTGCGTTGCGTTTGGCTACGG AATTAGCCCAAAAGGAAACACAAGTTGTGAATTGAGTTCAAAAATGCCAAATCCAGAAGATCTGCAAACGAATTCGGATTACGATGTTTATTTGCGTACAGAACGTTTACCAAATTGTGAACCTGATCGACTTTATAAAACTGGAAATAGCGGAAATCAAAAATCGATGAATAATACAAGAACGAATTCTAGATTTTCTGGTGGTCTCTTTGGATCGTTTTTGCCAAATATTTATCAACCTAACAG atCTGAAAATAATGGGAAAAGACAAAACACGAGTCAACAATCGTATTTATCATCATTCGATGACGAACAACGTATCATAGACATCATTAGAAACAAGAATTATGGTTCAAGACCGAAAATTCCAATTAACGATCAAAAATATCCAACTTTtggtataaataatgaatctaAATTACCGACTGATAAAAAGCCACAATTTTTGGGTAACAATTTCGgtgagaaaatttctttcgaaaaaggatacgaagatatatttcattttgatagaCCAATTATCACAAAGGATGACGTATATCGTCCAGTGACATTGATTTATCGTCCGGCTTATGATAACGTTTGGCAAAAcaaagattttcaaaattatggaaataaaccgataaatgaaatttattcgaaaccAGTAACTAATATTTACGAGGAATGCAAGAAAACTTTGTCAAATTTCccgaatgataataacaaaaaggaTTCTTATAAAACCGACAAGGACAATGGCATGATCGTTAAGAATTATCAGACATATCGTACGACCACAGTTATACCTATGAATGAACATAATTATCAAGTACCTGTTAGATGGAAACCTATTCAAAATGGAATAACTCAACAATTTCGACGTAATCAAACACGTCCTTTCGTCATTAATTCGAACGAAGACGTTCCCATGGGTACGAAcgattatcaaaattttatgaacgattataacaagaaATTTCATGTTCcaattaacgaagaaaataagt CGTGTTACCGAAGACTTTTAACTGGCAAAAAAACGGTGCAAGTTTATGTAAGAAGAGCGATCGAGTGTCAGAGATTAGATGAGTGTCATCGTGCCTGTgattacgaaaaatatttcgtttgcgAAGGCTTCAATTACAg ACGAATGGGTCCTGGATCACGTGGTATGTGCGAGATGACGTCAGTACCTTATTCGCGTTTAAACATTCATCGAGATTTCCAAACAGATCCGCAATgtgattattatgaaaaagatCCTGATTGTCTTCGTGATACAATATCTCAGCCATCTTGGCCCGGCCCTTATCCTTCTGGATCAGGACATACGTATATCCCTGATCGAAGACCTTCCAGTGATATACCAAGACCCATCATTCATCATGATCAAAGACCGATCTATCAAAAAACTGATCCAGCAAGACCAATAGATTTACCTAGACCACAGATTGATATTAGATCACAGGTTTATGGTGGTCCCTACGAGACGCACGGTGATCCCTTTTTTCAACAAACTCATTCTCCCCATGGAAGACCAATTGACAATTTCAATGGCAATGGTTATTCTTATGGGAGACCATTATTTCCAAGGCCAATGTATCATGGTCCAATTGATAGACCTTATCTTCCGAAATATCCCGACAGAAGAGTCGATTATAATGGTCCTTATAATGACATAG gAACGAACGAGATCGGACCATATTCGTCGGACCGTCGAAAAGATCCAAAGGATTGGCAAGTTTATGGTAATGGAATTTATGGTAGTTCGTACGGATACGATACGAATTACGTCGGTCATTTCGATATACCAAAATATTATCCGAAAAATCCGATCGATGTGAAACCAACGAGACCACAAGAGAACGATCATTTCTATggtgaattttataattacggGGGTGCCTTTGGTTACGGTGACAATTATATACCGGCTGATAGAGATCAGCTTTATGGTGGAACGAAGAAGGAACGACGATGTACCGTGAGAGCTGGTGCTGGATTTAAACTTGTCAGAGATGTTATTAGAAAGACATATTTAACACCGAACTTGGAGGAATGCGAGAGTCTTTGTTTGAacgagaataattttctttgcaTGACTTTGGCCTACag atACAACGTCGCGGCTACCGATCCTACGGACAATTGTCTACTCACCGAGATCTCTTACAgggatttaaatttttacacgGACATAGAACCCAATCGTGATTATGATATTTACGCTATAATCGGCGATCCAAAGACTTGCGATATGATGGCCCAACGACATCATCATTATCagaatcatcatcatcagaatcatcatcatcagaaTCGTCATCCACCCGATg AATGCTTCTGGAGAGTAAGAAGTGGCTTCGGTATGCCATCAGATGTTATAAGGAAATCAATTTTTGTCGATGACCTTGGCGAATGTCAAGTCGAATGTACAGTCTCACGAGAATTCACCTGTCGAAGTTTCGCTTTTAG ATACGGATTGGGAGGACTTCCACAACGAAATCCCTCAATGAATTGTCATCTAAGCGATTGGCCAACTCAAGAAATCAATCCAACAACAATGCCCGACATGGACGGAGCCGAAATATACGAACGAGGTAGTTTTGGACGAGGTTGCGAGCCTTATCCCTTTCCACCATTTAAAATCGGTGGACAAAGCAAATTTCCACGTGGAGAAGATG TATGCTATTCCAGTTATCACAAACCGTGTAGATTGACACCGTATTCAGTGATGTTGGCGATAAACGTTGATTCCGAATCTGAATGTCGTGAAAAGTGTTCGAAAATGCGACAAAAAGATCCAATACCATGCATGTCCTTCAGTTACAA AATTCGAGCTGATAGGGACGATCAAAATTGTCTTTTGAGCGACGTATCGATAAGAGATTTAAGACCAGGATTGGATTATGCCTACGATGATGATCACGTTCTTTACGCTTGGAAGGACCTTGAACCACAATGCATGATCACAGGATATTCCATAGATGATAATCATGTTTTTGGTAATCAAGGAAATGGTAATGGTAAACCACTTTTACCTTCGCCAACAGCTAGACCTGATTTAGGCCCTGGCTCTGATCAATCCGATGGGATTTATATTCCGGATCCTAGACCATTTTATGGGCATGATATATCTAGACCATTTAACAGTGTTTATCAGCATGGATTACGACCATACGATCCCGATAGACCTGATCCACCAGTTAGACCAACAGATGATCGTCCTTATAGACCACATGGTGGTCATGGCGATTATGAAGGTGATTACGGATATATGGagcataataattttcatggcTCAAATGGTCAAGACGATACTTTCCCAccat cACCAGATTTTGCAACCTTTCAACATTACACGGTAAACGGTTACCCATGTAAAAGAGATACGAAATGCGAGAGGAACGATGTAGCTGGTTTTTGGTCATGCGAAACGGAAGGAGGAGAAGTTGGTAGTTGGGATTACTGTTGCGAACCTAACCATCATTGTGGTTACTCTCAAGGATTTCATTATCCATG GTGTTACGTGGGTTTGTCCGACGATCAATGGAGACCGTGCAGCGAgaaatattatccttatttacCAAGTCCACGACCGATTCAACAGGACGTctatcataatcatcatcatcatcatcattatggCGATTACAATGGTGATGATCACGGGGATCgtaacgatataaattattattctagaCATTGGCCTGTGACATACCTTCATAGAGAACCACCACCAAATTGTACGGACTCCTTGGCATCtgcaaatgataaaaaagatcatCTTTTTAACGGATCGTCGATCGTACGatcgaataatgataattcacAAAATGGCGATCGTACCGTGAGATTTCAAAATCATGATGCTAGAAGACGTCTAGTATCTCGTACCGCCGACATAAGGAATAAGAATCGTTACGATGATAAAGAACACAATGGTCAACTCTTCTTCACGATGGAAAAAATTGGTACAAAACGATTCACCACTGACGACGACACAGAACGTAATGCCGGAAACATTGAAAGAACGTTTAAACTTAACTCGAGCCTAGCGCGTTTTAATTCAACGGCGATCGAAGCGCCATTCGTCACGAAACAACGTGGACGCAATCACTCGGAATGGTCGATAAAAATGGTCACACCTTTGCCACCGTcggtaataacaaataatgaacgatataaagaattttctgCTCTTAAATCGTCGAATAATTTCACATCGATTTTTTCTGGTACTAATGAATCTAACATTTCCGAACTGATAGGAACTACTCATGGTTTCATTGTTAAAGTGAATTGA